From a single Pirellulaceae bacterium genomic region:
- a CDS encoding MFS transporter, with the protein MNSTLTTRIKLHNMLSLSQIFWRFRLAIYLYWAMSAAFLGYWTLYFQDQRAISESNIGLMMSVYTLSALIGQNVFGYLSDKLTSLRIPVAIAAGLLVIVLGSFPLVDSLRWVYPCMAVVGFLQQPIGPMLDSWTLKHLGHHHQQPLFGRIRGFGSLGWASTALMTAYLVEFVSWNMMFIVAQVAAILLCLTSLIIPDAIESQPEATSPTSSAVVPRLTIIRAIKYLFGNGAYLYILIVIFFMYLGVQTTFNFQGLLIKDTGGGVRDLGWTFFVGVMAEIPAMFASVWLLSRMAPRKLMVISGCLYMLRYGLIIYFQTPGIIMATAILEGLAFGLLLTALRNYIFTVVDTHVQTSAMTVMDAVFLSFTVIVGGAVGGWLIEHYSAASMLVACMCSSGLALALLLAGGRVDRHHTTSTKNSELSGAVN; encoded by the coding sequence GTGAATTCGACCCTGACTACTCGCATCAAGCTGCATAATATGCTGAGTCTGTCGCAGATATTTTGGCGATTTCGCTTGGCGATCTACCTGTACTGGGCGATGTCTGCGGCCTTTTTAGGGTACTGGACTCTCTATTTTCAGGACCAGCGCGCTATCTCGGAATCGAATATCGGTCTGATGATGTCGGTCTACACGCTGTCAGCTCTGATTGGTCAGAACGTATTTGGATACCTGTCGGACAAGCTCACCAGCCTACGCATTCCTGTAGCTATCGCTGCGGGCTTGCTGGTCATCGTGCTGGGCAGTTTTCCATTAGTCGATAGTTTGCGCTGGGTCTATCCCTGCATGGCTGTCGTCGGGTTCTTGCAACAACCCATCGGCCCGATGCTGGATTCGTGGACGCTCAAGCACTTAGGCCATCACCACCAGCAGCCGTTGTTTGGGCGCATTCGCGGATTTGGATCGTTGGGCTGGGCCTCGACCGCACTCATGACTGCCTATTTGGTCGAATTTGTGTCATGGAATATGATGTTCATCGTCGCTCAAGTTGCCGCCATCCTGCTGTGTCTGACGTCACTGATCATCCCCGATGCGATCGAGTCTCAGCCGGAGGCAACATCACCCACATCATCTGCGGTAGTGCCGCGTTTGACGATCATTCGGGCGATCAAATACCTGTTCGGCAACGGTGCATACCTGTATATCCTGATCGTTATCTTCTTCATGTATTTGGGAGTGCAGACGACTTTCAATTTCCAAGGCTTACTAATCAAAGACACTGGTGGGGGAGTCCGCGATTTGGGGTGGACGTTTTTTGTCGGAGTGATGGCGGAAATTCCCGCGATGTTTGCGTCGGTATGGTTACTGTCGCGAATGGCCCCGCGCAAATTGATGGTAATCTCCGGCTGTCTATACATGTTGCGATACGGCCTGATCATCTATTTTCAGACGCCAGGGATTATCATGGCAACGGCGATTCTCGAGGGCTTGGCCTTTGGATTGCTACTGACCGCGCTTAGAAATTACATCTTTACGGTTGTTGATACCCATGTGCAAACATCGGCAATGACAGTCATGGATGCGGTGTTCTTGAGCTTTACGGTCATCGTGGGTGGAGCCGTTGGTGGTTGGTTGATTGAACACTACTCGGCGGCATCTATGTTGGTGGCCTGTATGTGCTCCAGCGGATTGGCTCTGGCTCTGTTGTTGGCTGGTGGTCGCGTAGACCGTCATCATACTACGTCAACTAAGAATTCAGAACTCAGCGGCGCGGTGAACTAA
- a CDS encoding iron-containing alcohol dehydrogenase — protein sequence MTSKNSIEYDVVYGQNCSGELLELARGKRVLLVTDPRLWELYGSRMEPLQPQLVMAQTMEASKLENEHAALEPFDVAIGLGGGMAMDIAKYHAWKSQRPLFQVPTAISVDAMFSYPIALRIDGKVQYVGQMFPHKIYCDFDILQSAPPVMNRSGVCDLLSCHTALFDWRLAVAQGRSQMDETLYQQTAGILQDVKNNMPEVYAVSQRGIRMLMEGFRFVAVENYRVGHCQYEEGSEHFFYYCLEALTRKHFLHGKVINLGILLMSLLQDNDVAAIKSLIKQAGVPIHPASMDISYDDVCRALRACNAYVEEKGYSYSILNERPITEDFIQQAIETLRSEFDPDYSHQAA from the coding sequence ATGACAAGCAAGAACTCAATTGAGTACGACGTGGTGTATGGGCAAAACTGCTCAGGTGAGCTGCTCGAACTTGCCCGGGGTAAGCGTGTATTGTTGGTTACCGACCCAAGATTGTGGGAACTGTACGGCAGCCGTATGGAACCCTTGCAGCCTCAGTTAGTTATGGCTCAAACGATGGAAGCCAGCAAACTGGAGAACGAGCACGCTGCGTTAGAACCTTTTGACGTGGCTATCGGCCTGGGGGGTGGCATGGCCATGGACATTGCCAAGTACCATGCCTGGAAATCGCAGCGCCCGCTTTTCCAAGTTCCCACGGCGATTTCGGTAGATGCAATGTTCTCGTATCCCATCGCGTTGCGCATCGACGGCAAAGTGCAGTATGTGGGTCAGATGTTTCCGCACAAGATTTACTGTGACTTTGACATCCTTCAGTCAGCCCCACCTGTCATGAATCGCTCTGGAGTATGCGATCTACTTAGTTGCCATACCGCGTTATTTGATTGGCGATTGGCGGTAGCCCAGGGGCGCAGCCAAATGGACGAAACGTTGTATCAGCAGACAGCCGGCATCCTACAGGATGTCAAAAATAACATGCCAGAAGTCTACGCTGTCAGCCAGCGCGGCATCCGCATGTTGATGGAGGGTTTTCGTTTCGTAGCCGTCGAAAATTATCGCGTCGGTCACTGTCAATACGAAGAAGGGTCTGAGCACTTCTTCTACTATTGCCTGGAGGCACTCACGCGCAAACACTTTCTGCACGGCAAGGTGATTAACCTCGGGATTTTGCTGATGAGCCTCCTGCAAGACAACGATGTCGCCGCCATAAAATCGCTGATTAAACAAGCTGGTGTCCCCATCCATCCCGCCTCGATGGATATCAGCTACGATGATGTTTGCCGGGCGTTGCGGGCCTGCAATGCCTACGTCGAAGAAAAAGGGTACAGCTATTCCATTTTGAACGAGCGTCCGATTACAGAGGATTTCATTCAACAGGCAATCGAGACGCTGCGTAGTGAATTCGACCCTGACTACTCGCATCAAGCTGCATAA
- a CDS encoding MaoC family dehydratase N-terminal domain-containing protein, with amino-acid sequence MEISSSFVGTQLRPLSIEITSRQAMNYAASVFDDNRVYFDDVHASGIVAHPMIACAITWAISRDFEQFLTSGSFPHHVRRQQVHYSESLTWHRPLRPGDRLEVTGDIVAIVPHRAGTHFVVRYRAVDQQGQPVFTEYAGAILRGVQCCDEGRGEENLPAVPRFAKSPEMWSAELKIHPLAAHIYDGCADMHFPIHSSQAFALSVGLPGIILHGTATLSYAVSELLRREVGNDPTRLQQLDCRFTGMVAPGSSVYLQLLGNEPNQKHADLFWQVVGTDGRPVISNGRLRVQID; translated from the coding sequence ATGGAAATCAGCTCATCTTTCGTTGGAACCCAGCTTCGACCGCTGTCGATCGAAATCACTTCGCGCCAAGCCATGAATTATGCGGCCAGCGTTTTCGACGATAATCGAGTCTATTTTGATGATGTTCATGCCAGTGGAATTGTGGCGCATCCCATGATCGCCTGCGCGATCACCTGGGCTATCTCGCGCGACTTCGAGCAGTTTCTAACGTCGGGCAGCTTTCCGCACCACGTTCGCCGCCAACAAGTTCATTACAGTGAGAGCTTGACTTGGCATCGCCCGCTGCGTCCAGGAGATCGCCTGGAGGTGACAGGAGATATTGTAGCCATCGTACCGCACCGCGCGGGAACGCATTTTGTCGTGCGCTATCGGGCGGTAGACCAGCAGGGGCAACCGGTATTTACCGAGTACGCCGGAGCAATCTTGCGCGGCGTGCAGTGCTGTGATGAAGGTCGTGGAGAGGAAAATTTGCCGGCAGTTCCCCGATTTGCCAAGTCTCCAGAGATGTGGTCGGCTGAACTGAAGATTCACCCTCTGGCTGCGCATATCTACGATGGCTGTGCCGACATGCACTTTCCTATCCACAGTTCCCAGGCGTTTGCATTGTCGGTCGGTTTGCCAGGTATCATCCTGCACGGGACCGCCACATTGTCCTATGCCGTTAGCGAGTTGCTGCGACGTGAAGTTGGCAATGACCCAACACGGCTGCAACAACTGGATTGTCGATTTACAGGCATGGTAGCGCCCGGCTCAAGCGTATATTTGCAGTTGCTAGGCAACGAACCGAATCAGAAACACGCCGATTTGTTTTGGCAGGTTGTAGGAACTGATGGTCGACCGGTGATTAGCAACGGCAGATTGCGTGTTCAAATCGACTAG
- a CDS encoding acyl--CoA ligase: MIDQSTAVLPSVTRIFECVQHWARVTPDSEAIVFQDRRLTYAELQAAIDRAARALLAAGTRPGDRVAMLAMACPEFMITFLAASQVGAMWLGLNPKLSARELSYILNDCRPKLLFTVDSYGGKSMAEELARVDLKGAGVDATVVMGQPWAGVRSYHEFTAASVHDLTSELAARAAQVQPDDDVLLMYTSGSTGQPKGVIQTHHSILVNVQQQARCFYMDRSTRSLLHFPINHVAADVEIGYATMFIGERWS, translated from the coding sequence ATGATTGATCAGTCGACCGCTGTACTGCCGTCGGTAACCCGGATTTTTGAGTGTGTCCAGCATTGGGCGCGCGTTACACCGGATTCGGAAGCTATTGTTTTCCAAGACCGGCGGCTGACCTATGCCGAACTGCAAGCAGCCATCGATAGAGCAGCTCGAGCGTTGCTGGCCGCCGGCACTCGGCCTGGCGATCGGGTGGCCATGCTGGCAATGGCATGTCCAGAATTCATGATTACGTTTTTGGCCGCCAGTCAAGTCGGTGCGATGTGGTTGGGATTGAATCCCAAGCTGAGCGCTCGCGAGTTGAGTTACATCCTGAACGATTGTCGCCCCAAGCTGTTGTTCACAGTGGATAGCTATGGCGGCAAGTCCATGGCGGAGGAGTTGGCGCGAGTCGATTTGAAAGGCGCTGGCGTCGACGCGACAGTTGTCATGGGCCAGCCGTGGGCAGGTGTTCGGTCGTATCATGAATTCACAGCCGCAAGTGTCCACGACCTGACGTCTGAACTGGCAGCACGTGCTGCCCAGGTACAACCAGACGATGATGTGTTACTGATGTATACGTCGGGCTCGACGGGACAACCCAAAGGTGTAATTCAGACGCATCACAGTATTTTGGTTAATGTTCAACAACAGGCGCGCTGCTTTTACATGGATCGCTCCACGCGGTCTCTGCTGCACTTTCCCATCAATCACGTGGCCGCCGATGTTGAAATTGGCTATGCGACGATGTTCATCGGCGAGCGCTGGTCATGA